Proteins encoded together in one Triticum dicoccoides isolate Atlit2015 ecotype Zavitan chromosome 7B, WEW_v2.0, whole genome shotgun sequence window:
- the LOC119338821 gene encoding defensin Tm-AMP-D1.2-like codes for MASPPRMAAAPAILLLFLLLLVATEMGTTKTAEARTCESQSHKFKGACFSDTNCASVCRTENFPRGQCNTHHVERKCYCERDC; via the exons ATGGCGTCCCCTCCCCGCATGGCCGCCGCGCCcgccatcctcctcctcttcctgctCCTACTCGTCGCCACAG AGATGGGGACGACGAAGACGGCGGAGGCCCGGACGTGCGAGTCGCAGAGCCACAAGTTCAAGGGCGCCTGCTTCAGCGACACCAACTGCGCCAGCGTGTGCCGCACCGAGAACTTCCCCCGCGGCCAGTGCAACACGCACCACGTCGAGCGCAAGTGCTACTGCGAGCGGGACTGCTGA